In Saccharicrinis fermentans DSM 9555 = JCM 21142, a genomic segment contains:
- a CDS encoding SusC/RagA family TonB-linked outer membrane protein encodes MKQFKFKCLLFFSLTFFAGLNAFAQHRTIKGKVISKDGGEELVGVNVIVKDLYRGSITDIKGNYTVKIPNDPNVTLVFTFIGMKTQEVLVGDKTTIDIVLLPENNVLGEALVVGYGSVKSRESLVGSVVQVKSAELLKYSNALSVDQMLEGQVAGVYLESEDGNPTTPVKVRIRGNNSLPDLGTNITASSEPLYILDGVPLIDALNPNIDQVSGATADEQIKINPMALVNPEDIESVSILKDASAAAIYGANAANGVIIITTKKGVKGKTRVSLSHKTLISNPINKVQYLNTDQFVELSTEFYRNSGYNDEDIADLVGRTDVYTDWGELSLQNAMSHHTNVSLSGGSDKTTYRLSFGYKDNETTSKGNDSEAITSRLSLNTELVKGVRLSYNGGISTFKSDKYAGFATYAFKPNIPVYDDEGNYTKMDSYANPLADLEQNINQSEKFYTNNSLKLDVNITKNFKSSSLFGIDYTNTKQFTFYSKENGKGADDGGYLKEKRSVDNNWVSYSQFEYKGAYKKHNLGATAGIQLKHDESNSTTADENNLITEKILLLGQSKEDADSEVKSSESENAMRSYYGRLNYDFGKKYFMSINYRADASSYFGGDQQVENFASIGGAWIISKENFWVENELISFLKLKTSYGKLGNAKVGTYSAKGLYSYNTSSNYNGKLVATPYSAPNEALGWQTSYKLNLGLTAKLLGRFNLGIEYYNNKTKDGILSLHVPPETGWNSISVNTADFTNYGVEFTLDANNIKLGEIKWKPNFNIGFNRNRLDRLTSYAERLTTGQFSGAGLRVGESTSLVYGYKYAGVNPDNGNPIWYMQDGTVTEDYSTLKSDTNERVVIGKSNPDFNGGFSNSFSYKGFNFNFMIAYEYGAEKFISYAARDMEKVKTLYLYNKSVNLMDRWQEPGDITDIPRLAQDIPYVFNSSRYLYDQSNVSLRSISLNYNLSRELCKSIKLANASIGISISNVYTWYKEGTQADRNGMAEYRYTFPQSRTFAFQLKLGI; translated from the coding sequence ATGAAGCAGTTTAAGTTTAAGTGCTTGCTATTCTTTTCGCTCACTTTTTTTGCAGGGCTTAATGCTTTTGCTCAGCATCGTACCATAAAAGGTAAGGTTATAAGTAAAGATGGAGGAGAAGAACTGGTTGGAGTTAATGTTATTGTAAAAGATCTTTACAGAGGTTCAATAACAGACATTAAAGGAAACTATACCGTAAAGATTCCTAATGATCCAAATGTAACTTTAGTTTTTACATTTATTGGTATGAAAACCCAAGAAGTACTTGTGGGAGACAAAACTACCATTGATATAGTACTGCTGCCAGAAAATAATGTACTTGGTGAAGCACTTGTTGTTGGCTATGGCAGTGTAAAATCGCGCGAATCTCTTGTTGGATCAGTAGTACAGGTAAAATCAGCCGAGCTTTTAAAGTACAGTAATGCGCTTAGTGTAGATCAAATGTTAGAAGGACAGGTGGCTGGGGTTTATTTAGAATCGGAAGATGGAAATCCCACTACTCCTGTTAAAGTTCGTATTCGAGGAAATAACTCTTTGCCTGATCTAGGTACAAATATTACAGCATCGAGTGAACCCTTATATATTTTGGATGGGGTACCATTAATTGATGCTTTAAATCCAAATATTGATCAGGTGTCAGGAGCTACTGCGGATGAGCAAATTAAAATTAATCCAATGGCATTGGTTAATCCAGAGGATATTGAGTCCGTATCCATCCTAAAAGATGCTTCGGCTGCGGCTATTTATGGAGCCAACGCTGCAAATGGGGTTATTATAATAACTACTAAAAAAGGGGTAAAAGGTAAAACGAGAGTCAGTCTTTCACATAAAACTCTAATAAGTAATCCTATCAATAAGGTACAGTATTTAAATACCGACCAATTTGTTGAATTATCAACGGAATTTTATCGTAATTCAGGTTATAACGATGAAGATATTGCCGATTTAGTAGGCAGAACTGATGTTTATACGGACTGGGGAGAATTGTCACTACAAAATGCCATGTCTCATCATACAAACGTAAGTTTATCTGGAGGTTCCGATAAAACCACTTATCGTTTGTCTTTTGGTTATAAAGATAACGAAACAACTTCTAAGGGTAATGATTCGGAGGCTATCACTTCTCGTTTGTCATTGAATACTGAATTGGTCAAAGGAGTAAGGCTATCATACAACGGGGGTATCAGTACATTTAAGTCAGATAAATACGCCGGTTTTGCTACTTATGCCTTTAAGCCCAATATACCAGTGTATGATGATGAAGGTAATTACACTAAGATGGATTCGTATGCAAATCCATTAGCCGATTTAGAACAGAATATCAATCAGTCAGAAAAGTTTTACACCAATAATAGTTTAAAATTAGATGTCAATATCACTAAAAATTTTAAATCTTCAAGTTTGTTTGGGATAGACTATACAAATACCAAACAGTTTACCTTTTACTCCAAAGAGAATGGCAAAGGAGCAGATGATGGTGGGTACCTCAAAGAAAAACGTAGTGTAGACAATAATTGGGTTTCTTATAGCCAATTTGAATACAAAGGAGCATATAAAAAACATAATTTAGGTGCCACGGCTGGTATTCAGTTAAAGCATGATGAATCCAACAGTACAACAGCCGATGAGAATAATTTGATAACAGAAAAAATACTACTCCTTGGACAATCTAAAGAGGATGCGGATAGTGAAGTAAAATCAAGTGAGAGTGAAAATGCCATGAGATCGTATTATGGTAGACTTAACTATGATTTCGGCAAAAAATATTTTATGTCGATTAATTATCGTGCTGATGCTTCTTCTTATTTTGGAGGAGACCAGCAGGTAGAGAATTTTGCGTCAATAGGTGGAGCCTGGATTATTTCTAAAGAAAACTTTTGGGTAGAAAATGAATTGATCTCTTTCTTGAAACTAAAAACTTCATACGGTAAATTAGGAAATGCTAAAGTGGGTACCTATTCCGCCAAAGGATTATATAGTTACAATACTTCATCCAATTATAATGGCAAATTAGTAGCGACTCCTTATTCCGCACCCAATGAAGCATTAGGTTGGCAAACATCTTATAAGCTTAATTTAGGTTTAACCGCTAAACTGTTAGGTAGGTTTAATCTGGGGATAGAGTATTATAACAACAAAACCAAAGATGGAATCTTGTCCTTACATGTACCACCAGAAACAGGGTGGAATTCAATTTCTGTAAACACTGCCGATTTTACCAATTATGGAGTTGAATTTACATTAGATGCCAATAATATCAAGCTAGGCGAAATAAAATGGAAACCGAACTTCAATATAGGTTTTAACAGGAATAGATTGGATCGACTGACATCTTATGCTGAGCGTCTTACAACAGGGCAATTTTCAGGTGCAGGCTTAAGAGTTGGAGAATCCACATCCTTAGTGTACGGTTACAAATATGCTGGTGTAAACCCAGATAATGGTAACCCGATATGGTATATGCAAGATGGAACGGTCACTGAAGACTATAGTACATTAAAGAGCGATACCAATGAGAGAGTGGTGATTGGGAAAAGCAATCCAGACTTTAATGGAGGATTCTCCAATAGCTTTTCGTATAAAGGATTCAATTTCAATTTCATGATTGCTTACGAGTATGGAGCTGAAAAATTCATAAGTTATGCAGCTCGTGATATGGAAAAAGTAAAAACACTGTATCTCTATAATAAAAGCGTAAACCTAATGGACAGATGGCAAGAACCTGGAGATATTACTGATATTCCAAGGTTAGCACAGGATATTCCATACGTTTTTAATAGTTCAAGATATTTATATGATCAAAGCAACGTGTCTTTACGATCCATATCTCTAAATTATAACCTTTCGAGAGAATTATGTAAGTCTATTAAATTAGCAAATGCATCCATTGGCATTAGTATATCTAATGTTTATACCTGGTACAAAGAAGGGACGCAGGCCGATAGAAATGGAATGGCAGAATATCGTTATACATTTCCACAATCCAGAACCTTTGCTTTTCAACTGAAACTTGGAATTTAA